Part of the Candidatus Nanopelagicales bacterium genome is shown below.
CCAGCCGGTAGGCATGGTGTCCAAGTTCACAATCAATCTACGGTAGATGCGGCTGCCTATTGTGGAATTCGAACTCGTTGAGTGATATCCGAGTAGACGTCAGATTCGATCTATTGGTGCTTGCATCCGTCGTACAGGGCTCAGGGGCGATAATGCGAGTCCTTTCGATCTGGGGCGTGGCCTTGAAGAATGAAAACTCCTGCTTGAATAGCCGGACCACTCCGCGAGTTGCCAGATGGGCCGCAGCGCTACTCGGCGGTGTTCTCATGACTAGTGCATTCCCGCCTCTCGGCTGGTGGTGGGCATCGATTCTGAGTATTGCCTTCTTAGCTGCATCGACTTTTCGTGCAAACCTTCGATGCTCGGCGCTGTGTGGTGCGCTCGCCGGTGCGGCATTCTTTGGACCCTTGCTCGTGTGGATGCGGGTTGTGGGCACTGATGCATGGGTCGCTTTGTCGCTCGTCAATGTGCTTTGGTGGGCAGGACTATTTATGGCACAGTCACTCGCTCAGCGACTTCGATGGTGGCCAGTCCTTGTTGCTTGCCTCTGGGTAGCGATGGAGTCGTTGCGGGGTGCAGTTCCACTTGGCGGCTTTCCTTGGGGAAGGATTGCCTACGCACAGGTGAGCGGGCCGTTGTTGCCGCTCGCTGCTGTGGTTGGAGCGGCGGGGCTGGCGTTCTTGGCAGCCCTTGCCGGGTGCTTGACATGTGAGTTCGCCCGGCGGGCAGCGCTGGGCGAACGCAGCGTCATCCTTTGTGCGCCAGGGGCTTTACTTATTGCTGTGCTCATCATTGCGTCCGCTGGGCTCATTGGCCTCCCGGAGCAGGCTGCGAGAGTCACTGTCGCCGTCGTGCAAGGTGGGACGCCCGGCGACGGCCTGACGGCAATGGGTGAGCGTCGGGCCGTATTGGCGAATCACGTTCGGCTGACTCGCCAATTGGCCGCACTACAACGGGCGGACATCGACTTGATCCTTTGGCCGGAGAACGCTACTGACATCGATCCATTCAGCGACTTGATGGCTCGCAATGCGATAGACGATGTTGTCGACGAAGTTGGGGTGCCAGTTTTGGTTGGGGCTGTGGTTGCAGCGCCAAATGACGCCACCCGTGTTGCGAACTCGGGCATTTTGTGGCTTCCCGATGTCGGACCCACGCAGAGGTACATTAAGCAGCATCCGGTTCCTTTTGGGGAATACATTCCCATGCGAGAAATACTAGGTTCGTGGATCGATCGATTCCGGCTCGTCCCGAGGGATTTCATTTCGGGCGAAAGGGCAGGGCTCTTTGACATCGGAGGCATTGTTCTCGGTGATGTCATTTGTTTCGAAGTTGCCTACGACTCAATCGTTGGCGAAGTGGTTCGCTCAGGAGCGCAATTGCTGGTGGTGCAGACAAACAACGCCACGTATGGGGGCACCGCGCAGTTGCAGCAGCAGGTCGCAATTGCACAATTGCGAGCTGTCGAGTACGGCAGACCGGTGATCGTGGCCGCAACTAGCGGCATCAGTACGATCATTGACGTCGACGGCTCCATCCGCGAATTCTTAGGCGACGGGGAATCGGGGGTAATCGTTGACACTGTGACACCTCGATCGGGGTTCACGATAGCCACAGCGATTGGGGTGTGGCTGCAGGGGATCATTGTCGCGGCGGCAACCTTCGTCCTGGTAGTTGGAGCAGTGGCTCGCCTCAAAGCGACACACGCTCGACGCATGCTTACCGCAGAAGTCGTGGGAACTGGATATTCGGTGTAGAGGCAAGCATCAACTTTGGATGCCTTGGGTTCACTTGAGTCCGACTTATCTCGAAGTCGGACGAGGGTCTACGCCAGGGACCTTAATCAAATCTTCATGGCTTTAATCCGATTTTGCGTTCGTGGGCTCCGATAATTGTGAGGTCGCCGGTTCGGCGGACAGTTGCGTCCGCTGGTTAATAGTGACATTCACGAGAAGGAGAAATACATGAACCACACTCGAAGCGTGATCGTCGGGGGAGCGACCATGGCCCTGGTTGGGCTCCTAGTTGGCTGTAGCGCTACCACATCCTCGATGCCAAGCGACAACCAGTCAACATCTGCAGCGACTTCCGGATCTATGGGAGCCACAAGTGTCGGCTCAAGCGACGACATAGCCTTTGCTCAACTGATGATCCCTCACCATCAGCAGGCCATCGCGATGGCAGATCTTGCACTCACCAACTCGTCGACGCCAGAAGTACTCTCGCTAGCCAAGCAAATCAAGGCTGCGCAGTCACCTGAGATCACATTGATGAGCCAATGGTTGCAGGATTGGGACGCACCGATGTCCATGTCCGGCGTCGAGGGAGGACATGACATGGGGAATATGTCAAGCATGATGGCTTCAGGCATGATGAGCGATGACGAGATGGCGCAGTTGATGCAGGCTAAAGGCTCGGCCTTCGATCAAATGTGGTTGCAAATGATGATCGCCCATCACCAAGGCGCGATAGATATGGCAGACCAAGTCCTCTCATCTACGACGTACCCTGCCGTGCGCGAACTCGCACAGGCTGTTATTGAAGGACAATCTGCCGAGATCGCCACAATGCAAGAACTCATGGGGTGACGCTTTAGGCGCGTTCACAAGCGAATCAATGGGACTTCTTGCCAAAGACCGCAATAGTGACTTAAGCAATTGTGTGAAGCTGATTGGTCGTGAGAGTGCTTCTTAAGTAGGCATCCACACGGGTTCGCGTAGGCTTTGATGAATACTGTGCGTCGCGTGGCCGCGATGCTGCGAAAGCGGCCAATTGCTATATGAGCATGCCAATGGGTCTTAGGGCGTAACAAAGTGGTTGTCCATGTTCGCTTTCGCGAAGTGGGTAAGTTTCCAGCCTGAAATCCAATTTGGGCCGCTAGCGACAATCGTTACCAATCTCGGAGGAGCGGCACGCTACTCCGGTCAGGCAATAAGAAGCCTGATGGCGGTATGCCACAAGCACGTAGAAATACACGAGCAAGGCTGATTGAGGCTTGCCTGCGAGGGCACCATCAACACCCGAACGCGCCGCTGTTGTGGTTTACGTTGAATGCTGCAGTTCTCGACGGGCAGACGGCGCTGTTGCCCTCATCGCATCGGCCGTTTCGTCAGATGAGGTGTCCTCGCTGGATGGTGCGGGCAACTCAGCGGCTGAGCGACAAGATCGCGACATCGAAAGGGCGTTCGGGATCGTCCACGCTGGTTGAGCTGATAATCTGAAGCCCTAGAATTGCTGCCGCTCGCGAGTGCAGCTCAAACGCGTCGGCACTTCCGTGGATCATAATGACCCGGCCATCAACTGCCAAGACTTCTCGTAGCGGAGCCAAACTTCGTGACATTGAATAATCGCCTCCAAGGTAGTAGAGGACTTCTGCCAGTACGAAGCAGTCAACAGATCCAGGGAGTGAGCGATGCAGAGCCTGGCGGTCAGACGCATCGATCACGCTGACGTTGTGCAATTCTCGTGTCCGGTTAGCCGCGATTCGCACGGCTGCCCCGGACACATCTGTACCTACGATGGTAGCAGCAGGCATTCTTTGTGCTAGAGCAATCAGATTGTGTCCGTCGGCGCAACCGACTTCAACGATCACCCGTGCTTTGCAGTCTACGGCAGCTATTAAGTGCGCTTGTTTGCGCTGCTCGTATGGTGCATCTTGGTAGCCCCAAGGGTCAGTTGAAAGCGCGAACATGGTGTCGAAAATCCAGCTGCGCGCTCGATCTCTTGCCTGATCGGGTAGCAGTCCGATGATCGCGAAAGCGGCACGATGGAACTGCCGTCCCGCTCCTTCTCGCGCAGGGCTGTCCCAATCAATTGCAGCAGGCGCAGTTCGGGACGCAACTCCTGCAGCGCCGATAGCCACCAGCAGCGAACCAGACCGCCAAATGAGGACGGCCGCGACTGCGACGGGCAAAGGGATTGCCACAAGTTCTAATCCAGCCACCAATGTCACATCGGCAGGGCCGAACCCCCTGACGCCAGGCACCGCGGCGATGACGAGCCGCGTTACCAAAGCGATAGTCAGCACCTCCATTGCACTGATGTCCGTCAGGCCGGCTGTGTGAGCCACGATCAGCACAACAATGACTATCGCTCCAGCGCTAATGAATTCGCGGATACATGCCGCAGCCAGAAGGGGAATACCTCTCCGTGAGAGGACCGCGCGAACAGCAGGAGATCGAGCTCCAGGAAGTGCAATAATTGCGGCCGCTGCCGACAGGATGATCGCCCCAGCCACTATTGGCACGGAGGGCAGAAGGTGTCCGCTAGCCACGGCGAACGCCAATCCTAAAAGTCCGAATGCCAGTCCACTGAAAATCGCTGTGGCACGCAGAGTCCTGTGAGCCACAGCCTCGAGGGCATCCGAGGGTGCGAAACGATTCGCGGAGGAAGCCCAGACGCGCGATAGCGGCCGGGCGCTTTGGTGGGCACTGGCAACCACAGACTGCTTCCAACTCACCCAAGGTTGGATCGCTCGACGATGGATCACAGCGCCGAACACGTCACCGGTGACCACTGTTGCGGCAGCCGCCGCCAACATGACGTCTGAAGCAAGTGCCAGTTGGGCGGCCTCGGACAGCACAGATGCACTCATCAGCGGACCACCCGTCCCATGCCCTCAAGACAGGCGCAGCACGATGTCTTGGAATTGACTTCCTCGTCGACACGAGTGATGGCAAGCCCCGATTCAATCGGGCCAGTCCCAGTCTTGGTCACAACGTTAGCCTTCAATAAGAATCGTGTCATTGCGAGTCGCACCTGAGAATTCCTTTCGCGTCGCGGTTCTTTGAAGCCCCATTGGTAACCCCAATGCGAAACAGTGTGAGTGTCAGTCGCTAGGTCTTTGGCGCAAGTTCGATCAAGGTTCGATCAAGTTTTGATTTCGGTCATTGGCTAGACAGTGAAGTTGCCGTCCACATCCCTCGCACCCGCAAATCCCTCCGGGTGATCGCCGAAATCATTGCCGACTTCAAGTGTTTGGGGGAGTCGCGATTTCAGTTCGGCTTCAGCTGGCGTTTCCAGAAATGGCGAAAGTTGATTGAAGCGCCCAGTTTCCGTGTCGTTCCTTTGCGGATTCAACTCTTGCTTGCGGTCTAGTTGTGGTCGTGGGCTTGCTCGCACGTTTGACACGCCGAATCTACCTATCGCCATCGACGCCTTTCGGCAGGAGTCGGTGTACTTCATCGAATCTTGACGAGTATTCAGACAAAACGATACGAACATCTAGGAGTATTGGGAATCAGAAGTAGTCGCCTCAACTCCGCGTGAGGATTCAATTGAACATATCAACGAAAGTGACCCTGGTGTCTTTAGCAGGGGCGGTCACCTGTGCGGCAATCGTCGCAGGATTGGGGCTCTCAATCGCAACGGTATTCATTTTGGGCATCACTTTGACCTGTCCAGTGATGGTGTTGGCGTTGGGCAGCGCGCAGGTCTCTTCCAATTCTGCCCGGGCTAGGCCGTAGTCGTCTGGCAACATCCGTTGCCCTGAACCGCACGCTCGCTTCCAAATTCGACCTAGGCGTCCGTTTTGGCACCGCTGCAGTGGTTCATTCGATTGTCGGATCCGGTGCCGTGTTCTTCGTAAGGCTGATGGATCTCTTCGTTGACTCCGATGCTGACGGGGACTCTTCTTCAAGTGTAGAGCAGCGTGATGCTTAACTTAGTGTCGCTGGTTGACGCTCAGATTGGCGCTGTGTATCCCGGAATTGTCACTCGTAGCCAGATTGTCAGTTCTGTCCACAAGCCAGTGATCAGGAGTATTCCTACGACTATCAGCAGGATGCCTCCTGTGCGCGTGATCCACATGGAATGCCGACGCATCCAGCTCAATGTTCCGGCAAGTCGACTAAAACCCAAGGCCAGGGCAATGAAGGGTAGCCCAAGCCCGAGGCTATAAGCCAGGGACAAGGCGGCGCCTCGGGTAGCGCTGCCTTCGATAAATGCCAGTGATTGCACCACTGCGAGAGTGGGACCCATACAGGGTGTCCATCCCAGCCCAAAGACGACACCCAATAGAGGTGCACCCGCTAGCCCCAACGTCGGCGTGCGGTGGACGCGCCAAGCGCGCTGGCTTGTTGGCATCAATCCAAGGAAGGCCAATCCCATGACTATGACGAGTCCACCTAAGATTCGTTCGATAAGTATTTGATATTGAAGGAGGAATGAGCCGAGCCCTCCGAAAGCCAACCCATATGACACAAAGACTGCACTGAATCCAAGAACAAACAGTGAGCTGCCAAGCAGGACTCGTCGACGTTTTCGCGTGGGCTCGCCCAACTCGAACCCGGTGAGTCCTGTCACGTACGAGATGTAGCCGGGAGCTAGCGGCAGTACGCAAGGTGATGCGAAACTCACCAGACCAGCCAGAGCCGCGAGAAGAAGTGCTGGAATTAAGGCACCGTTGGAAATCAACTCACCCACGATGCTCCATTCAGATGTGTGACGGAAGACCAGGCCGATCTAGTCGTCATCTGGCGCGGCACTGGAAGCGCTGGGATTTCGAGTTGGATCGGGTTCTCTCTGTAGCCCCTTGATGAGACCGGTCAACATTGCTTCGGTGACTTTGCCCAAAATGGAAGCGGCGACGCGACCTTGTTTGTCAACCAGCAGGGTTGAAGGAATCGCCGATGGATTGAGGTTACCTGCGAAGCGCAGTACCAGTTCACCTCCGGTATCCACAAGGCTTGGGTACGTGATGCCGAACTTCTTCTCGAAAGCGATCGCTGAAACCGTGGAATCGCGAATATTGAGTCCGACGAAGTCGACTCCAGATGCCTCATACTTTTCGCTGATCCTTTTCAAGATGGGCGCCTCGGCCCGACACGGAGCACACCACGAAGCCCAGACATTGAAAACGATGATGTGTCCGCGGTGATCTTCAATAGACCAGGTGCCCCCTTCCAGTGTTGTGCCCGTGATAACGGGGGCCAATTGGCGTGCGTTGGGATCCTTCAACTGCACTGAGCCATCTGCCGACACATAGTTCTGGTCGCCCGCAGGCGACCCTAAGGATCCTTGGGCATCTCTCCCGCAGGCGGCAAGGAGCATTACTGAGACACCGACTACCAGTCCCAAATGCAATATGCCGGAACGCCTCGGGGCCAGAAAAATCATGAACTTATACCTACGATCACGAGGATCACTGACGCATAGAGTGCGGCTGCTGCAGCGACAGTCATCACAATTAGCCGCCCGAATTTGGTCTTTCGAGGTTGGCTGCGTAGAGGGAACAGCATTTGCCTAGCGAATATGTATGCGCCCAAACCGAAAGCGAGCACACTGGCGCCCGGAACTGAAGTGCTCATCAGCACCATCAGTAGCGTCACGATTGCCAAAATGAATCCCGCTGAGCTTTCCAATAGTTGGGTTGGTATTCGACGAGCGCCAATGCTTCGATCCGATGACCACAGTGCGAATCGACTGCTGGATAGTCGTCCAGTGCAGCAGCCGCCTGCCCAACAGCCCAAGCGACCCAAGGCCATCCCGATCAAAAGCCCTGGCGTTGCCATATTGAGCAGTACGAGCGTTGGGAGGCCGAGCACCCAAGTACCGATCACAAAAGTCGCCAGCGAAGCGATAACGAAACCTTGCAGACACATGCCCGCACCGCTGCGTGCGGCAGCCATAGTGCGAGCTTCAGCCAGGAAATACGCCTTGGCACCAAGGGTTCCCGCCAAGCAGGAGACCAGTGCCAGCCACACGATGTCGATCATTGCAATACCTGCTCTACTGGCGAGCCATGCGAGCAAGGTCGAACCCACGAGTGCACCGATGGCGACCATCGCAGGCCAGGCGCCGATGACCACGCCCGGTGCCGACACATTGATCAACGGTCGAAAAGCAGTAGCGCCAGTGGCTTGCATCGGGGCGATGAGAGGTTCCGCTTGGGCGCGTACGCGCCAAAGTCCCGAATTGGCTTGCGGGATTCGCACCGTCGCGGAGACACGACCAAGCCCACTGGGTATAGCTCTGAGCGTGTGCGAGACACTGAATTGATTTGGTTCATCAGGGGCTGGAGTCATTCCCGGGTCGGCTATTCGAGACGTGACGATTGAGATGGGCAGGTCGAAGGGTGGTCCTGATTCTGGGGTCTCGAAGACAAGGGACACTCCCAAGGCTTGGGGTTCAAGATCTTCAAATACTCCGCAGGAAGTGTCCGTGATCCACATTTTCTTGCGATCTTCGGGCACGTTCCATACTTCCTCTTCAGAAAGAACTCTGGGGCTGCGGCGCGGCACAACATCTTCCCTCGCTGCGGGAGGCACGCCCAATTTGGCGCGGAATTGTGCGACGAGATCATCTTCCACAGGAGGCTTTCTGCCCGCTTGCTGGCGGCCGATCCGAGTAGTGGGATTGGAAGAGGCGGCACGTGGTGAACGATGCTTGGCCATAGCGCCTTTCCGGAAGTACTAACGCGAGGCAACATTTTCATTGGGTTTAGCTGTCATCACTGTGTTGATTTTATGAAGTTTCGGTCAAGATTCCAGTTCGCGCAGCAGCTGATGATGAGCAAGGCGTGCCACGAGGCTCGATTCAGGCCACGAGTACCAGAAACTTCAAGTACGTATCCCAGTCACATCCGGCGTACGGCTCGTACAGAAGGAGCAACCCCGGGTCGGCCAGCAGCGTCAATGCAAGATTGAGTTTGACAGCGGTTTCGCACAGGTCTGCAGCTTCCCGTGATGCCCCATCACGAGCCAGGCCATAGATGCTCGCGAATAGTTCGAAGCGCCCGTCGCAGGTGAGGCGTTCATACAACTGGGGCTCTTGCGGGCAATATCTCGCTGCGCCGCTGCGTTCCACTGTGTTCTCGCCAGGGGAAGTTCGCCCAGAATGATCTTCATTGGGGATTTCTTGTCTGAGCGCGCGTAACTCTCGGTCAAGCCCGAGGCTGAGAGCAGCACTTCATCGTCCACTTCATTCAGGACGCGATCACAGTTGCTTCTAAGGAACGACAGGGTTCGCGGCAGGCAAGCGCAGTCGCTTGAGCAAGAGGGCGTTGATCGCAACCAGAAGGGATGAGCCTGACATCGTGAGCGCAGCGATCTCGGGTCGCAGCATGAGCCCGAAGGCGGGAACGAACAGACCCGCAGCGATGGGTAGTGCCACGGAGTTGTAGCCGATCGCCCATCCGAGGTTCTGACGCATCTTGCGCACGGTGCCGCGACCAATCGAGATTGCGATGGCC
Proteins encoded:
- the lnt gene encoding apolipoprotein N-acyltransferase, whose product is MTSAFPPLGWWWASILSIAFLAASTFRANLRCSALCGALAGAAFFGPLLVWMRVVGTDAWVALSLVNVLWWAGLFMAQSLAQRLRWWPVLVACLWVAMESLRGAVPLGGFPWGRIAYAQVSGPLLPLAAVVGAAGLAFLAALAGCLTCEFARRAALGERSVILCAPGALLIAVLIIASAGLIGLPEQAARVTVAVVQGGTPGDGLTAMGERRAVLANHVRLTRQLAALQRADIDLILWPENATDIDPFSDLMARNAIDDVVDEVGVPVLVGAVVAAPNDATRVANSGILWLPDVGPTQRYIKQHPVPFGEYIPMREILGSWIDRFRLVPRDFISGERAGLFDIGGIVLGDVICFEVAYDSIVGEVVRSGAQLLVVQTNNATYGGTAQLQQQVAIAQLRAVEYGRPVIVAATSGISTIIDVDGSIREFLGDGESGVIVDTVTPRSGFTIATAIGVWLQGIIVAAATFVLVVGAVARLKATHARRMLTAEVVGTGYSV
- a CDS encoding DUF305 domain-containing protein, producing the protein MNHTRSVIVGGATMALVGLLVGCSATTSSMPSDNQSTSAATSGSMGATSVGSSDDIAFAQLMIPHHQQAIAMADLALTNSSTPEVLSLAKQIKAAQSPEITLMSQWLQDWDAPMSMSGVEGGHDMGNMSSMMASGMMSDDEMAQLMQAKGSAFDQMWLQMMIAHHQGAIDMADQVLSSTTYPAVRELAQAVIEGQSAEIATMQELMG
- a CDS encoding methyltransferase, producing MSASVLSEAAQLALASDVMLAAAAATVVTGDVFGAVIHRRAIQPWVSWKQSVVASAHQSARPLSRVWASSANRFAPSDALEAVAHRTLRATAIFSGLAFGLLGLAFAVASGHLLPSVPIVAGAIILSAAAAIIALPGARSPAVRAVLSRRGIPLLAAACIREFISAGAIVIVVLIVAHTAGLTDISAMEVLTIALVTRLVIAAVPGVRGFGPADVTLVAGLELVAIPLPVAVAAVLIWRSGSLLVAIGAAGVASRTAPAAIDWDSPAREGAGRQFHRAAFAIIGLLPDQARDRARSWIFDTMFALSTDPWGYQDAPYEQRKQAHLIAAVDCKARVIVEVGCADGHNLIALAQRMPAATIVGTDVSGAAVRIAANRTRELHNVSVIDASDRQALHRSLPGSVDCFVLAEVLYYLGGDYSMSRSLAPLREVLAVDGRVIMIHGSADAFELHSRAAAILGLQIISSTSVDDPERPFDVAILSLSR
- a CDS encoding cytochrome c biogenesis protein CcdA: MGELISNGALIPALLLAALAGLVSFASPCVLPLAPGYISYVTGLTGFELGEPTRKRRRVLLGSSLFVLGFSAVFVSYGLAFGGLGSFLLQYQILIERILGGLVIVMGLAFLGLMPTSQRAWRVHRTPTLGLAGAPLLGVVFGLGWTPCMGPTLAVVQSLAFIEGSATRGAALSLAYSLGLGLPFIALALGFSRLAGTLSWMRRHSMWITRTGGILLIVVGILLITGLWTELTIWLRVTIPGYTAPI
- a CDS encoding TlpA disulfide reductase family protein, which encodes MLLAACGRDAQGSLGSPAGDQNYVSADGSVQLKDPNARQLAPVITGTTLEGGTWSIEDHRGHIIVFNVWASWCAPCRAEAPILKRISEKYEASGVDFVGLNIRDSTVSAIAFEKKFGITYPSLVDTGGELVLRFAGNLNPSAIPSTLLVDKQGRVAASILGKVTEAMLTGLIKGLQREPDPTRNPSASSAAPDDD
- a CDS encoding prolipoprotein diacylglyceryl transferase codes for the protein MAKHRSPRAASSNPTTRIGRQQAGRKPPVEDDLVAQFRAKLGVPPAAREDVVPRRSPRVLSEEEVWNVPEDRKKMWITDTSCGVFEDLEPQALGVSLVFETPESGPPFDLPISIVTSRIADPGMTPAPDEPNQFSVSHTLRAIPSGLGRVSATVRIPQANSGLWRVRAQAEPLIAPMQATGATAFRPLINVSAPGVVIGAWPAMVAIGALVGSTLLAWLASRAGIAMIDIVWLALVSCLAGTLGAKAYFLAEARTMAAARSGAGMCLQGFVIASLATFVIGTWVLGLPTLVLLNMATPGLLIGMALGRLGCWAGGCCTGRLSSSRFALWSSDRSIGARRIPTQLLESSAGFILAIVTLLMVLMSTSVPGASVLAFGLGAYIFARQMLFPLRSQPRKTKFGRLIVMTVAAAAALYASVILVIVGISS